One Panicum virgatum strain AP13 chromosome 3N, P.virgatum_v5, whole genome shotgun sequence DNA segment encodes these proteins:
- the LOC120666071 gene encoding uncharacterized protein LOC120666071, whose product MASIDEKENSHKPPWSQLLPELVSMICHRLCPTDVPRFRAVCKHWNSCALPVYPADSTPILISNTISDSGLIRCYSPYLNKMFIVRTPLRAPESRIFSAAVNGWIVLRRPDKTVMFGSLLDGSAFETTESKYNDGYFWASNEDGTGHPEQCGIIAIYAYMYSAKVQSWNGERWKYFGGLSDDDDSSDDSDSDYDSGSDSASDLDSDSDCNSDSDSNSNSQSGTDNDEEDDDEEEEEENLEQKVEEEDEEDNVVNEYREFTMSCNPVLHKGLWYCLGEDGSLGVYDPNRINWHVLREPSSFGPEFPYQNCYLVDSNQELLAVLTGRNGTPIHVLKLKEKEMTWERMDSLGSRAIFTGTLASLSMAKPTKAMANKVYLSKFYGRPQIIQSKLTASGGRLFFVPEQKEM is encoded by the coding sequence ATGGCGAGCATTGATGAAAAGGAAAATAGCCATAAACCTCCTTGGTCGCAATTGTTACCAGAACTGGTCTCCATGATATGTCATCGACTCTGCCCCACGGATGTTCCTCGCTTTAGAGCAGTTTGCAAGCACTGGAATTCTTGTGCACTCCCTGTCTATCCAGCGGATTCCACCCCCATTCTTATCAGCAACACCATCTCGGACTCCGGTCTGATTCGTTGCTATAGTCCCTACCTTAACAAGATGTTTATTGTCCGTACACCTCTAAGAGCTCCTGAAAGCAGAATATTCTCAGCAGCCGTGAATGGATGGATTGTTCTAAGGAGGCCAGACAAGACTGTCATGTTTGGTAGTCTCTTGGATGGCTCTGCATTCGAGACTACTGAGTCAAAATACAATGATGGATACTTCTGGGCATCCAATGAAGATGGGACTGGGCATCCGGAGCAATGTGGCATAATTGCCATTTATGCTTATATGTACAGTGCAAAAGTTCAGAGCTGGAATGGAGAAAGATGGAAGTATTTTGGTGGTTTGTCAGACGATGATGATAGCTCtgatgactccgactccgacTATGACTCGGGCTCGGACTCGGCATCAGACTTGGACTCAGATTCGGACTGCAACTCCGACTCTGACTCCAACTCCAACTCACAATCTGGCACTGACAAtgacgaagaagatgatgatgaagaagaggaagaagagaattTGGAGCAAAAAGTtgaggaggaggatgaagaAGACAACGTAGTAAACGAATATAGGGAGTTCACAATGTCTTGCAACCCAGTACTGCACAAGGGGCTGTGGTACTGCCTTGGGGAAGATGGAAGTTTAGGAGTGTATGATCCCAACAGAATCAATTGGCATGTTCTTCGCGAACCCTCCAGCTTTGGTCCTGAGTTCCCGTACCAGAACTGCTACCTAGTTGATTCCAATCAGGAGCTGCTTGCAGTCTTGACGGGCAGGAATGGCACACCCATCCATGTGCTGAAGCTCAAAGAGAAGGAGATGACCTGGGAAAGGATGGACTCACTGGGTAGCAGAGCAATCTTCACGGGAACACTGGCATCACTATCAATGGCTAAGCCTACAAAAGCCATGGCAAACAAGGTCTACCTTTCCAAGTTTTATGGGCGGCCTCAGATAATCCAATCAAAGCTCACCGCCTCTGGTGGTCGCCTCTTCTTCGTGCCAGAGCAAAAGGAGATGTAA
- the LOC120667849 gene encoding putative cyclin-dependent kinase F-2 translates to MAYKTQRAQVGATAAAERKKRREMARAAAAAAASPRAPPVVTSTSRYEKIEAVGAGAFGVVYRARDRRTGEIVAMKCLNADDFDDGRLGSMFADEVGALEACRGVPCVVQLRDSCRRDPATGEAFIVMEFVGPALRDAARGDRRSGGVRRHTEDEARRIARQLLDGAAGMHAAGLMHRDLKPDNVLVDGRGGLKICDLGKSRPVADEPPYSNPVVARNYRAPELLLGRTDYDAGIDAWAIGCIVAELLAGNLLFYGDSNKEHLGEVLNVLGTDDIKEWSRCPERLPSGCGPTSFLPDLFPSNPELAMAIGRPSLSEAGFEVLSGLLRCNPEKRMTAAGALKHRWFEEA, encoded by the coding sequence ATGGCGTACAAGACGCAACGAGCCCAGGTCGGCGCCACTGCCGCCGCAGAGCGCAAGAAGCGCAGAGAGATGgcgcgtgctgcggcggcggcggcagcgtctcCCCGCGCCCCGCCCGTCGTCACGAGCACCAGCCGCTACGAAAAGATTGAGGCGGTCGGCGCGGGCGCCTTCGGCGTCGTGTACCGGGCGCGGGACCGCCGCACCGGCGAGATCGTGGCGATGAAGTGCCTGAACGCGGACGACTTCGACGACGGCCGCCTCGGCTCCATGTTCGCCGACGAGGTCGGCGCGCTCGAGGCCTGCCGCGGCGTCCCGTGCGTCGTGCAGCTGCGAGACTCCTGCCGCCGCGACCCGGCCACCGGCGAGGCCTTCATCGTCATGGAGTTCGTCGGGCCGGCGCTCAGGGACGCCGCGAGGGGCgaccggcggagcggcggcgtgcggcggcacaCCGAGGACGAGGCGCGCCGGATCGCGCGGCAGCTCCTCGACGGCGCCGCGGGCATGCACGCCGCGGGCCTCATGCACCGGGACCTGAAGCCGGACAacgtcctcgtcgacggccgcggcggcctcaAGATCTGCGACCTCGGCAAGTCGCGCCCCGTGGCCGACGAGCCGCCGTACTCGAACCCCGTCGTGGCGCGGAACTACCGCGCGCCGGAGCTCCTCCTCGGGCGCACCGACTACGACGCTGGGATCGACGCGTGGGCCATCGGCTGCATCGTGGCCGAGCTCCTCGCCGGCAATCTCCTCTTCTACGGCGACTCGAACAAGGAGCATCTCGGCGAGGTGCTCAACGTTCTTGGCACGGACGACATCAAGGAGTGGAGCCGCTGCCCCGAGCGGCTGCCAAGTGGCTGCGGACCGACGAGCTTTCTGCCTGACCTGTTCCCTAGCAATCCCGAGCTGGCAATGGCCATCGGCCGGCCGTCGCTGTCAGAGGCAGGGTTCGAGGTCCTGAGCGGGCTGCTGAGGTGCAACCCGGAGAAGCGGATGACGGCGGCAGGCGCGCTCAAGCACCGGTGGTTCGAGGAAGCTTGA